A genomic window from Brassica oleracea var. oleracea cultivar TO1000 chromosome C8, BOL, whole genome shotgun sequence includes:
- the LOC106307237 gene encoding protein RER1B: protein MDGGDMATPVQKRAHEAWRVYKYYLDKTTPHSTYRWIGTLVVFLIYCLRVFSIHGFYIISYGLGIYLLNLLIGFLSPLVDPELDASDGGASLPTRGSDEFKPFIRRLPEFKFWYSMTKAFCIAFLMTFFSVFDVPVFWPILLCYWVVLFVLTMRRQISHMIKHKYIPFSIGKQKYSGRRSAAGSGGSRAD, encoded by the exons ATGGACGGCGGCGACATGGCCACCCCTGTACAAAAGCGAGCGCACGAGGCGTGGAGGGTTTACAAATACTATCTCGACAAGACGACGCCTCACTCAACCTACAGGTGGATCGGCACGCTCGTCGTCTTCCTCATCTACTGCTTGAGGGTTTTCTCCATTCACGGATTCTACATCATCTCCTACGGTCTCGGCATCTACCTCCTCAACCTCCTCATCGGCTTCTTGTCCCCTCTCGTTGACCCCGAGCTCGACGCCTCTGATGGTGGTGCTTCTCTCCCTACTCGCGGCTCTGATGAGTTCAAGCCTTTTATCCGCCGACTCCCTGAGTTCAAGTTCTG GTACTCCATGACTAAGGCCTTCTGCATTGCCTTTCTCATGACGTTCTTCTCGGTCTTTGATGTTCCTGTTTTCTGGCCGATACTGCTTTGCTATTGGGTCGTTCTCTTTGTTCTCACCATGAGACGCCAAATCTCTCACATGATTAAGCACAAGTACATTCCTTTCAGCATCGGCAAACAG AAATATAGCGGCAGGAGATCTGCTGCTGGTAGTGGCGGCTCTCGTGCTGATTGA
- the LOC106307239 gene encoding 40S ribosomal protein S25-4, protein MAPKKDKVPPPSSKPAKSGGGKQKKKKWSKGKQKEKVNNMVLFDQATYDKLLTEAPKFKLITPSILSDRMRINGSLARRAIRELMAKGVIRMVAAHSSQQIYTRATNT, encoded by the exons ATG GCGCCGAAGAAGGATAAGGTTCCACCGCCGTCGTCAAAGCCGGCTAAATCCGGAGGTGGAAAACAGAAGAAGAAG AAGTGGAGCAAGGGAAAGCAAAAGGAGAAGGTGAACAACATGGTGTTGTTTGATCAGGCTACTTACGACAAGCTTCTCACTGAAGCTCCCAAGTTCAAGCTCATCACTCCTTCCATTCTCTCCGACCGTATGAGG ATTAACGGATCTCTAGCAAGGAGGGCGATTAGGGAGCTGATGGCGAAAGGTGTGATCAGAATGGTTGCTGCTCACTCTAGCCAGCAGATCTACACTCGTGCCACCAACACCTAA
- the LOC106308089 gene encoding uncharacterized protein LOC106308089, with amino-acid sequence MDSPSTQKAKPRKMKAAVKKPRAQKLLDLFYRVIEITVVMVTVAKLCYQLVIMFEDSGLSRFLINRHLAFLLGNAIVIAVVAKCGLFANQEPDAQRNSNEFYNEFVRESSRREKTLHTDVISREKQSSEEKKQSRAKQSMLENRAKQSTEDNREKQSTDKKDITVKREKQRSGSENLEGSKKSSCGRLKRSETERHADVSDDELRYKIESFIARQRRNQKDEEFCIV; translated from the coding sequence ATGGATTCGCCTAGTACCCAAAAGGCTAAACCGAGAAAGATGAAGGCTGCTGTGAAGAAGCCTCGAGCTCAAAAACTCTTGGATTTGTTTTACCGAGTGATCGAGATAACTGTGGTTATGGTTACAGTGGCCAAGCTCTGTTACCAACTAGTCATCATGTTCGAGGACTCTGGCCTCTCACGTTTTCTCATCAACCGTCACCTTGCTTTCCTCTTGGGGAACGCCATAGTCATCGCCGTAGTCGCCAAGTGCGGTCTCTTTGCGAATCAAGAACCTGATGCACAGAGAAACAGCAATGAATTTTACAACGAGTTTGTTCGAGAGAGCTCAAGAAGAGAGAAGACTTTACATACAGATGTTATAAGCAGAGAAAAACAGAGCAGTGAAGAAAAGAAACAGAGCCGAGCAAAACAGAGCATGTTGGAGAACAGGGCAAAACAGAGTACTGAAGATAACAGAGAGAAACAGAGTACGGACAAGAAGGACATAACTGTGAAGAGAGAGAAGCAAAGGAGTGGGTCAGAGAATCTCGAGGGCTCGAAGAAGAGTTCTTGTGGAAGGTTGAAGAGATCGGAGACAGAGAGACATGCTGATGTTTCTGATGATGAACTAAGGTACAAGATCGAGTCTTTCATTGCGAGACAGAGGAGGAACCAAAAGGATGAAGAATTTTGTATTGTTTAG